ACCTTGTCAGAATTTGCGTTCGCTGGCCTGCTGCGCGGCGCGCGCACCGAGCAGGCTAAATGTCAGACCAATGATCTTTACGTGCCCGCGTCGGCCGAGATCGTGCTGGAGGGTTACATCCAGCCCGGCGAGACGGCGCCGGAAGGGCCTTTTGGCGATCACACAGGCTATTACAACGAAGTCGAAACGTTTCCGGTGTTCACCATCGAGCGCATTACCCATCGCACGAACCCCATTTATCACAGCACGTACACGGGCCGCCCGCCCGACGAGCCCGCCATGCCTGGTGTGGCGCAAAACGAGGTGTTTATCCCGCTGCTGCAGAAACAGTTTCCGGAGATTGTGGATTTTTATCTGCCGCCCGAGGGTTGCTCCTATCGCCTGGCGGTGGTGAGCATGAAAAAACAGTATCCCGGTCACGCCAAGCGGGTCATGATGGGCGTGTGGTCTTATCTCCGGCAATTCATGTATACCAAGTTCGTCATCGTGGTCGACGACGATGTGAACGCGCGCGACTGGAAAGACGTAATCTGGGCGCTGACCACGCGAGTCGATCCGGCACGCGACGCGGTGATCATCGAAAACACGCCGATCGATTATCTGGATTTCGCCTCGCCCGTGTCGGGCTTAGGTTCAAAACTGGGGCTGGACGCGAGGCGGGGCGAGACGACACGCGAATGGGGGCGCGCCATAACCATGGACGAGACGGTGAAACGCCGTGTGGATGAGATTTGGCGGGAATTGAATATAATCTGAATATAGGTCCGATCAGGCTATCGTTGTCCAGCAACAACCCAGCAACACAACAAGGGGTCGAGATCATGCGCCACATCATGATACTGAACGCCAAGGGTGGCTCCGGCAAGACCACCGTGGCGACCAATCTGGCCGGCGCTTTGGCATCGACTGGCAACAAGGTTGCGCTGGTCGATCTGGACCCACAAGGCAGCGCCACAGGCTGGCTTGGCGCGCGGTCGGCGGCGCGGCCACGCATCCAGGCACTGGGGCATAATCACAACAGCGGGAAGGTAGGTCGCGACACGGATTTTGTGATTATGGATACGCCGGCTGCGCTGCACGGCAAGCCGCTCAAGGAAATGATCCGTCGCGCCGAAACCATCCTCATCCCGGTGTTGCCGTCGCCGCTGGACATGCGCGCGGCCGCGGACTTCATCGCGGAGATCAAGAAAAATGGCCGGATCGGGCGCAAGGAGGCCAAGTTCGCGCTGGTCGCCAATCGTGCGCGCTACTACACCAATATCTACTGGGAGCTGGACGAATTTCTAACCAAACAGAAAGCCCCGTTCCTGACTATGCTGCGCGACAGCCAGAACTACATTCGCGCCGCCGAGCAGGGCTTGAGTATTTTCGAGCTGGCCGCGCACGCCACCGTGGTTGACCGCGAACAATGGATGCCGGTCATAAAATGGATCAGGAGCAAGCGCAGTCAGCCCTAAGATCCGGGGCTTTCCGTCCGTGTTTTGGATGTAGGCACGCGGTGGCTGGCCCAATGCGACAGGCGCTCGAACATAGCCTCGTCGCCGGGATCGTC
Above is a genomic segment from Gammaproteobacteria bacterium containing:
- a CDS encoding ParA family protein; the protein is MRHIMILNAKGGSGKTTVATNLAGALASTGNKVALVDLDPQGSATGWLGARSAARPRIQALGHNHNSGKVGRDTDFVIMDTPAALHGKPLKEMIRRAETILIPVLPSPLDMRAAADFIAEIKKNGRIGRKEAKFALVANRARYYTNIYWELDEFLTKQKAPFLTMLRDSQNYIRAAEQGLSIFELAAHATVVDREQWMPVIKWIRSKRSQP
- a CDS encoding UbiD family decarboxylase translates to MKYRDLRDFVATPEAAGELRRVRHEIDPCLEMTEICDRTLRARGPALLFEKPKRSTIQVLANLFGTPRRVALGMGEESVEALREVGKLLAFLKEPDPPKGLKSAWKSLPIFKKILDMAPKTVTRAACQENTIKKDQVDLARFPVQTCWPGDAGPLITWGLVVTRGPLKDRQNLGIYRQQIIGPNKVIMRWLSHRGADPATTLAAVTPIPDTLSEFAFAGLLRGARTEQAKCQTNDLYVPASAEIVLEGYIQPGETAPEGPFGDHTGYYNEVETFPVFTIERITHRTNPIYHSTYTGRPPDEPAMPGVAQNEVFIPLLQKQFPEIVDFYLPPEGCSYRLAVVSMKKQYPGHAKRVMMGVWSYLRQFMYTKFVIVVDDDVNARDWKDVIWALTTRVDPARDAVIIENTPIDYLDFASPVSGLGSKLGLDARRGETTREWGRAITMDETVKRRVDEIWRELNII